A portion of the Bactrocera neohumeralis isolate Rockhampton chromosome 2, APGP_CSIRO_Bneo_wtdbg2-racon-allhic-juicebox.fasta_v2, whole genome shotgun sequence genome contains these proteins:
- the LOC126754617 gene encoding embryonic polarity protein dorsal-like isoform X15: protein MDSDIYMNQLNDNNEKPKPKRTRKPVAIKKQLAEPNIKYKNAYVKIVEQPASKAVRFRYECEGRTAGSIPGVNSTPALRTYPTIEIVGYKGPSVCVVSCVSTDHPYRPHPHTLVGKEGCKSGVYTCSVNEVTMRAELYNLGIQCVKKKDIEASLKMREEVRVDPFKTGFSHATQPCSIDINSVRLCFQVFIKGETGHFTVPLKPVVTDPIYDKKSKADLIIREMCSSGTVLGNTTIMLLCEKVTKEDIAVRFFEEKNGAVVWQAYGEFDPSSVHKQTAITLRTPQYHNTDIEEPVPVFVQLQRPSDGAVGEPWQFKYEPVKKSRLRRKCRLNDLTMTSLKVSENQTVTNKPIQNNITLVATQANLDKFFVSGEMTPSPEPMSPSSSTSKSDTSTTTSPYGKVTEVINLENGTVDVQETLNVEIFPTTLEIHEESKVYKGNRKSLFPKLKTIQDQQQQANLDELLQQPNQAQIQQQQSQGHQLPQPEQQPQLQQHQSISPQLQVQQEQQYPPPPQLQQPIIPPQQPLHPQQEQQHPPPLRVQQPIIPQQQQQPQQPLHPQQEQQHPPPLRPQQPLHPQQEQQHPPPLRVQQPILPQQQQQPQQPLHPQQEQQHPPPLRVQQPILPQQQQQPQQPLYPQPLQMPYQQQGVPQQPQTELQQQQQWRLMQQLQQLFLGDTNREEKLTSILALAVAALSNNPLNVQHFLNATASAMSQNGQHNSVQSSTQQQPLQPSPPPQQQNPFVPPHQQQQLIAPQQRQPSQQQNDLSQSQFQQQSNVATSSNEEPLVGEAAAKNNSDSETRIETSSISQLLNLDSDQLVQICDDTLLDHTITDDF, encoded by the exons ATGGATTCAGATATCTATATGAATCAGCTCAACGACAACAACGAAAAACCAAAGCCAAAGCGAACACGAAAACCGGTAGCGATTAAAAAACAGCTAGCTGAGccgaatataaaatataaaaacgctTATGTCAAAATTGTAGAGCAGCCGGCAAGTAAAGCTGTGAGATTCCGCTATGAGTGCGAAGGACGTACGGCCGGGTCCATACCGGGTGTAAATTCGACGCCGGCATTGCGAACATATCCTACAATCGAAATTGTTGGCTACAAAGGTCCTTCGGTGTGTGTCGTGTCTTGTGTGTCCACGGATCACCCATATAGACCACACCCTCATACTTTGGTAGGTAAGGAGGGTTGCAAAAGTGGTGTGTACACGTGTAGTGTAAACGAGGTTACTATGCGTGCCGAGCTCTATAACCTGGGTATACAGTGTGTTAAGAAAAAAGACATTGAAGCCTCACTGAAGATGCGTGAAGAAGTACGCGTTGATCCATTCAAAACTGGCTTTTCACATGCAACGCAACCGTGTAGTATAGATATCAACTCGGTGCGCTTGTGTTTCCAAGTTTTTATCAAAGGCGAAACTGGACATTTCACTGTGCCATTGAAGCCCGTCGTCACCGATCCCATCTATGATAAGAAGTCGAAGGCAGACCTCATTATTCGTGAGATGTGCAGTTCGGGAACGGTGCTGGGCAACACGACAATCATGTTGCTCTGCGAGAAGGTGACGAAGGAAGACATAGCGGTGCGTTTTTTCGAGGAGAAAAATGGTGCTGTGGTTTGGCAAGCTTATGGCGAGTTTGATCCCTCCAGTGTGCACAAACAAACCGCAATTACATTGAGAACTCCACAATATCACAACACCGATATTGAAGAGCCCGTGCCGGTATTCGTGCAACTACAAAGACCTTCCGATGGTGCCGTCGGTGAGCCTTGGCAATTCAAATATGAACCAGTCAAAAAGTCACGGTTAAGACGTAAATGTAGACTAAACGATCTTACTATGACCTCACTTAAAGTTAGTGAGAACCAGACGGTTACCAATAAACCGATACAAAATAACATTACCCTTGTTGCCACACAAGCAAATTTGGATAAGTTCTTCGTATCTGGTGAGATGACACCATCGCCAGAACCAATGTCACCGTCGTCATCAACCAGCAAGAGTGATACGTCGACAACAACTTCGCCTTACGGCAAGGTCACGGAGGTGATTAACCTGGAAAATGGTACGGTGGACGTCCAAGAAACTCTCAATGTTGAGATATTTCCAACGACACTGGAAATTCATGAGGAGAGTAAAGTTTATAAGGGTAACCGAAAGTCTCTATTTCCAAAACTTAAAACCATTCAAgaccagcaacaacaagctaATTTGGATGAGCTGTTGCAGCAACCGAATCAGGCCcaaatacagcaacaacaatcacaagGACACCAATTGCCGCAACCagaacaacaaccacaattacaacaacatcaatCTATTTCGCCGCAGTTGCAAGTTcagcaagaacaacaatatCCACCGCCGCCACAATTGCAACAACCAATTATTCCGCCACAACAACCACTCCATCCtcagcaagaacaacaacatcCACCACCGCTACGAGTGCAACAACCAATTATtccacagcaacagcagcagccgcAACAACCACTCCATCCtcagcaagaacaacaacatcCACCACCGCTACGA ccgcAACAACCACTCCATCCtcagcaagaacaacaacatcCACCACCGCTACGAGTGCAACAACCAATTCTTcctcagcaacagcagcagccgcAACAACCACTCCATCCtcagcaagaacaacaacatcCACCACCGCTACGAGTGCAACAACCAATTCTTcctcagcaacagcagcagccgcAACAACCACTCTATCCTCAGCCACTTCAGATGCCGTACCAGCAACAAGGGGTTCCCCAACAACCGCAAACGgagctgcagcaacaacaacaatggcgttTGATGCAGCAACTGCAACAACTATTTCTTGGTGACACGAACAGGGAAGAGAAACTCACCAGCATTTTGGCTTTAGCTGTTGCAGCGCTGAGCAATAATCCCCTCAACGTGCAACATTTCCTTAATGCCACTGCAAGCGCCATGTCACAGAATGGTCAGCATAATTCCGTTCAAAGCAGTACACAGCAACAGCCGCTGCAGCCGTCTCCGCCGCCTCAACAACAAAATCCATTTGTACCGCctcatcagcaacaacaattaataGCGCCTCAACAACGGCAAccatcacaacaacaaaacgattTATCTCAATCACAATTCCAACAACAATCTAACGTCGCCACTAGTAGCAACGAAGAACCTTTGGTGGGCGAGGCCGCTGCCAAGAATAACAGTGATTCCGAGACGCGTATAGAGACTTCCTCCATAAGCCAATTGCTGAATTTGGATAGTGATCAATTGGTACAGATCTGCGATGACACACTACTCGATCACACCATCACTGACGACTTCTAA
- the LOC126754617 gene encoding embryonic polarity protein dorsal-like isoform X6 has protein sequence MDSDIYMNQLNDNNEKPKPKRTRKPVAIKKQLAEPNIKYKNAYVKIVEQPASKAVRFRYECEGRTAGSIPGVNSTPALRTYPTIEIVGYKGPSVCVVSCVSTDHPYRPHPHTLVGKEGCKSGVYTCSVNEVTMRAELYNLGIQCVKKKDIEASLKMREEVRVDPFKTGFSHATQPCSIDINSVRLCFQVFIKGETGHFTVPLKPVVTDPIYDKKSKADLIIREMCSSGTVLGNTTIMLLCEKVTKEDIAVRFFEEKNGAVVWQAYGEFDPSSVHKQTAITLRTPQYHNTDIEEPVPVFVQLQRPSDGAVGEPWQFKYEPVKKSRLRRKCRLNDLTMTSLKVSENQTVTNKPIQNNITLVATQANLDKFFVSGEMTPSPEPMSPSSSTSKSDTSTTTSPYGKVTEVINLENGTVDVQETLNVEIFPTTLEIHEESKVYKGNRKSLFPKLKTIQDQQQQANLDELLQQPNQAQIQQQQSQGHQLPQPEQQPQLQQHQSISPQLQVQQEQQYPPPPQLQQPIIPPQQPLHPQQEQQHPPPLRVQQPIIPQQQQQPQQPLHPQQEQQHPPPLRPQQPLHPQQEQQHPPPLQLQQPILPQQQQQPQQPLHPQQEQQHPPPLQLQQPIIPQQQQQPQQPLHPQQEQQHPPPLRVQQPILPQQQQQPQQPLHPQQEQQHPPPLRVQQPILPQQQQQPQQPLHPQQEQQHPPPLRVQQPILPQQQQQPQQPLYPQPLQMPYQQQGVPQQPQTELQQQQQWRLMQQLQQLFLGDTNREEKLTSILALAVAALSNNPLNVQHFLNATASAMSQNGQHNSVQSSTQQQPLQPSPPPQQQNPFVPPHQQQQLIAPQQRQPSQQQNDLSQSQFQQQSNVATSSNEEPLVGEAAAKNNSDSETRIETSSISQLLNLDSDQLVQICDDTLLDHTITDDF, from the exons ATGGATTCAGATATCTATATGAATCAGCTCAACGACAACAACGAAAAACCAAAGCCAAAGCGAACACGAAAACCGGTAGCGATTAAAAAACAGCTAGCTGAGccgaatataaaatataaaaacgctTATGTCAAAATTGTAGAGCAGCCGGCAAGTAAAGCTGTGAGATTCCGCTATGAGTGCGAAGGACGTACGGCCGGGTCCATACCGGGTGTAAATTCGACGCCGGCATTGCGAACATATCCTACAATCGAAATTGTTGGCTACAAAGGTCCTTCGGTGTGTGTCGTGTCTTGTGTGTCCACGGATCACCCATATAGACCACACCCTCATACTTTGGTAGGTAAGGAGGGTTGCAAAAGTGGTGTGTACACGTGTAGTGTAAACGAGGTTACTATGCGTGCCGAGCTCTATAACCTGGGTATACAGTGTGTTAAGAAAAAAGACATTGAAGCCTCACTGAAGATGCGTGAAGAAGTACGCGTTGATCCATTCAAAACTGGCTTTTCACATGCAACGCAACCGTGTAGTATAGATATCAACTCGGTGCGCTTGTGTTTCCAAGTTTTTATCAAAGGCGAAACTGGACATTTCACTGTGCCATTGAAGCCCGTCGTCACCGATCCCATCTATGATAAGAAGTCGAAGGCAGACCTCATTATTCGTGAGATGTGCAGTTCGGGAACGGTGCTGGGCAACACGACAATCATGTTGCTCTGCGAGAAGGTGACGAAGGAAGACATAGCGGTGCGTTTTTTCGAGGAGAAAAATGGTGCTGTGGTTTGGCAAGCTTATGGCGAGTTTGATCCCTCCAGTGTGCACAAACAAACCGCAATTACATTGAGAACTCCACAATATCACAACACCGATATTGAAGAGCCCGTGCCGGTATTCGTGCAACTACAAAGACCTTCCGATGGTGCCGTCGGTGAGCCTTGGCAATTCAAATATGAACCAGTCAAAAAGTCACGGTTAAGACGTAAATGTAGACTAAACGATCTTACTATGACCTCACTTAAAGTTAGTGAGAACCAGACGGTTACCAATAAACCGATACAAAATAACATTACCCTTGTTGCCACACAAGCAAATTTGGATAAGTTCTTCGTATCTGGTGAGATGACACCATCGCCAGAACCAATGTCACCGTCGTCATCAACCAGCAAGAGTGATACGTCGACAACAACTTCGCCTTACGGCAAGGTCACGGAGGTGATTAACCTGGAAAATGGTACGGTGGACGTCCAAGAAACTCTCAATGTTGAGATATTTCCAACGACACTGGAAATTCATGAGGAGAGTAAAGTTTATAAGGGTAACCGAAAGTCTCTATTTCCAAAACTTAAAACCATTCAAgaccagcaacaacaagctaATTTGGATGAGCTGTTGCAGCAACCGAATCAGGCCcaaatacagcaacaacaatcacaagGACACCAATTGCCGCAACCagaacaacaaccacaattacaacaacatcaatCTATTTCGCCGCAGTTGCAAGTTcagcaagaacaacaatatCCACCGCCGCCACAATTGCAACAACCAATTATTCCGCCACAACAACCACTCCATCCtcagcaagaacaacaacatcCACCACCGCTACGAGTGCAACAACCAATTATtccacagcaacagcagcagccgcAACAACCACTCCATCCtcagcaagaacaacaacatcCACCACCGCTACGA ccgcAACAACCACTCCATCCtcagcaagaacaacaacatcCACCACCGCTACAACTGCAACAACCAATTCTtccgcagcaacagcagcagccgcAACAACCACTCCATCCtcagcaagaacaacaacatcCACCACCGCTACAACTGCAACAACCAATTATtccgcagcaacagcagcagccgcAACAACCACTCCATCCtcagcaagaacaacaacatcCACCACCGCTACGAGTGCAACAACCAATTCTtccgcagcaacagcagcagccgcAACAACCACTCCATCCtcagcaagaacaacaacatcCACCACCGCTACGAGTGCAACAACCAATTCTTcctcagcaacagcagcagccgcAACAACCACTCCATCCtcagcaagaacaacaacatcCACCACCGCTACGAGTGCAACAACCAATTCTTcctcagcaacagcagcagccgcAACAACCACTCTATCCTCAGCCACTTCAGATGCCGTACCAGCAACAAGGGGTTCCCCAACAACCGCAAACGgagctgcagcaacaacaacaatggcgttTGATGCAGCAACTGCAACAACTATTTCTTGGTGACACGAACAGGGAAGAGAAACTCACCAGCATTTTGGCTTTAGCTGTTGCAGCGCTGAGCAATAATCCCCTCAACGTGCAACATTTCCTTAATGCCACTGCAAGCGCCATGTCACAGAATGGTCAGCATAATTCCGTTCAAAGCAGTACACAGCAACAGCCGCTGCAGCCGTCTCCGCCGCCTCAACAACAAAATCCATTTGTACCGCctcatcagcaacaacaattaataGCGCCTCAACAACGGCAAccatcacaacaacaaaacgattTATCTCAATCACAATTCCAACAACAATCTAACGTCGCCACTAGTAGCAACGAAGAACCTTTGGTGGGCGAGGCCGCTGCCAAGAATAACAGTGATTCCGAGACGCGTATAGAGACTTCCTCCATAAGCCAATTGCTGAATTTGGATAGTGATCAATTGGTACAGATCTGCGATGACACACTACTCGATCACACCATCACTGACGACTTCTAA
- the LOC126754617 gene encoding embryonic polarity protein dorsal-like isoform X1, whose amino-acid sequence MDSDIYMNQLNDNNEKPKPKRTRKPVAIKKQLAEPNIKYKNAYVKIVEQPASKAVRFRYECEGRTAGSIPGVNSTPALRTYPTIEIVGYKGPSVCVVSCVSTDHPYRPHPHTLVGKEGCKSGVYTCSVNEVTMRAELYNLGIQCVKKKDIEASLKMREEVRVDPFKTGFSHATQPCSIDINSVRLCFQVFIKGETGHFTVPLKPVVTDPIYDKKSKADLIIREMCSSGTVLGNTTIMLLCEKVTKEDIAVRFFEEKNGAVVWQAYGEFDPSSVHKQTAITLRTPQYHNTDIEEPVPVFVQLQRPSDGAVGEPWQFKYEPVKKSRLRRKCRLNDLTMTSLKVSENQTVTNKPIQNNITLVATQANLDKFFVSGEMTPSPEPMSPSSSTSKSDTSTTTSPYGKVTEVINLENGTVDVQETLNVEIFPTTLEIHEESKVYKGNRKSLFPKLKTIQDQQQQANLDELLQQPNQAQIQQQQSQGHQLPQPEQQPQLQQHQSISPQLQVQQEQQYPPPPQLQQPIIPPQQPLHPQQEQQHPPPLRVQQPIIPQQQQQPQQPLHPQQEQQHPPPLRVQQPIIPQQQHQPQQPLHPQQEQQHPPPLRVQQPIIPQQQQQPQQPLHPQQEQQHPPPLQLQQPILPQQQQQPQQPLHPQQEQQHPPPLQLQQPIIPQQQQQPQQPLHPQQEQQHPPPLRVQQPILPQQQQQPQQPLHPQQEQQHPPPLRVQQPILPQQQQQPQQPLHPQQEQQHPPPLRVQQPILPQQQQQPQQPLYPQPLQMPYQQQGVPQQPQTELQQQQQWRLMQQLQQLFLGDTNREEKLTSILALAVAALSNNPLNVQHFLNATASAMSQNGQHNSVQSSTQQQPLQPSPPPQQQNPFVPPHQQQQLIAPQQRQPSQQQNDLSQSQFQQQSNVATSSNEEPLVGEAAAKNNSDSETRIETSSISQLLNLDSDQLVQICDDTLLDHTITDDF is encoded by the coding sequence ATGGATTCAGATATCTATATGAATCAGCTCAACGACAACAACGAAAAACCAAAGCCAAAGCGAACACGAAAACCGGTAGCGATTAAAAAACAGCTAGCTGAGccgaatataaaatataaaaacgctTATGTCAAAATTGTAGAGCAGCCGGCAAGTAAAGCTGTGAGATTCCGCTATGAGTGCGAAGGACGTACGGCCGGGTCCATACCGGGTGTAAATTCGACGCCGGCATTGCGAACATATCCTACAATCGAAATTGTTGGCTACAAAGGTCCTTCGGTGTGTGTCGTGTCTTGTGTGTCCACGGATCACCCATATAGACCACACCCTCATACTTTGGTAGGTAAGGAGGGTTGCAAAAGTGGTGTGTACACGTGTAGTGTAAACGAGGTTACTATGCGTGCCGAGCTCTATAACCTGGGTATACAGTGTGTTAAGAAAAAAGACATTGAAGCCTCACTGAAGATGCGTGAAGAAGTACGCGTTGATCCATTCAAAACTGGCTTTTCACATGCAACGCAACCGTGTAGTATAGATATCAACTCGGTGCGCTTGTGTTTCCAAGTTTTTATCAAAGGCGAAACTGGACATTTCACTGTGCCATTGAAGCCCGTCGTCACCGATCCCATCTATGATAAGAAGTCGAAGGCAGACCTCATTATTCGTGAGATGTGCAGTTCGGGAACGGTGCTGGGCAACACGACAATCATGTTGCTCTGCGAGAAGGTGACGAAGGAAGACATAGCGGTGCGTTTTTTCGAGGAGAAAAATGGTGCTGTGGTTTGGCAAGCTTATGGCGAGTTTGATCCCTCCAGTGTGCACAAACAAACCGCAATTACATTGAGAACTCCACAATATCACAACACCGATATTGAAGAGCCCGTGCCGGTATTCGTGCAACTACAAAGACCTTCCGATGGTGCCGTCGGTGAGCCTTGGCAATTCAAATATGAACCAGTCAAAAAGTCACGGTTAAGACGTAAATGTAGACTAAACGATCTTACTATGACCTCACTTAAAGTTAGTGAGAACCAGACGGTTACCAATAAACCGATACAAAATAACATTACCCTTGTTGCCACACAAGCAAATTTGGATAAGTTCTTCGTATCTGGTGAGATGACACCATCGCCAGAACCAATGTCACCGTCGTCATCAACCAGCAAGAGTGATACGTCGACAACAACTTCGCCTTACGGCAAGGTCACGGAGGTGATTAACCTGGAAAATGGTACGGTGGACGTCCAAGAAACTCTCAATGTTGAGATATTTCCAACGACACTGGAAATTCATGAGGAGAGTAAAGTTTATAAGGGTAACCGAAAGTCTCTATTTCCAAAACTTAAAACCATTCAAgaccagcaacaacaagctaATTTGGATGAGCTGTTGCAGCAACCGAATCAGGCCcaaatacagcaacaacaatcacaagGACACCAATTGCCGCAACCagaacaacaaccacaattacaacaacatcaatCTATTTCGCCGCAGTTGCAAGTTcagcaagaacaacaatatCCACCGCCGCCACAATTGCAACAACCAATTATTCCGCCACAACAACCACTCCATCCtcagcaagaacaacaacatcCACCACCGCTACGAGTGCAACAACCAATTATtccacagcaacagcagcagccgcAACAACCACTCCATCCtcagcaagaacaacaacatcCACCACCGCTACGAGTGCAACAACCAATTATTCCGCAGCAACAGCATCAGCCACAACAACCACTCCATCCtcagcaagaacaacaacatcCACCACCGCTACGAGTGCAACAACCAATTATtccacagcaacagcagcagccgcAACAACCACTCCATCCtcagcaagaacaacaacatcCACCACCGCTACAACTGCAACAACCAATTCTtccgcagcaacagcagcagccgcAACAACCACTCCATCCtcagcaagaacaacaacatcCACCACCGCTACAACTGCAACAACCAATTATtccgcagcaacagcagcagccgcAACAACCACTCCATCCtcagcaagaacaacaacatcCACCACCGCTACGAGTGCAACAACCAATTCTtccgcagcaacagcagcagccgcAACAACCACTCCATCCtcagcaagaacaacaacatcCACCACCGCTACGAGTGCAACAACCAATTCTTcctcagcaacagcagcagccgcAACAACCACTCCATCCtcagcaagaacaacaacatcCACCACCGCTACGAGTGCAACAACCAATTCTTcctcagcaacagcagcagccgcAACAACCACTCTATCCTCAGCCACTTCAGATGCCGTACCAGCAACAAGGGGTTCCCCAACAACCGCAAACGgagctgcagcaacaacaacaatggcgttTGATGCAGCAACTGCAACAACTATTTCTTGGTGACACGAACAGGGAAGAGAAACTCACCAGCATTTTGGCTTTAGCTGTTGCAGCGCTGAGCAATAATCCCCTCAACGTGCAACATTTCCTTAATGCCACTGCAAGCGCCATGTCACAGAATGGTCAGCATAATTCCGTTCAAAGCAGTACACAGCAACAGCCGCTGCAGCCGTCTCCGCCGCCTCAACAACAAAATCCATTTGTACCGCctcatcagcaacaacaattaataGCGCCTCAACAACGGCAAccatcacaacaacaaaacgattTATCTCAATCACAATTCCAACAACAATCTAACGTCGCCACTAGTAGCAACGAAGAACCTTTGGTGGGCGAGGCCGCTGCCAAGAATAACAGTGATTCCGAGACGCGTATAGAGACTTCCTCCATAAGCCAATTGCTGAATTTGGATAGTGATCAATTGGTACAGATCTGCGATGACACACTACTCGATCACACCATCACTGACGACTTCTAA